The Streptomyces sp. NBC_01353 genome contains a region encoding:
- a CDS encoding protein-tyrosine phosphatase family protein: MTELWKPADPGVLRLPSGRVVRGRGLRHPLPPGPAPEFAVHLLGRRPPGTDWESRWLRWPDFRLPADPAEARDVLTEALSRAEHERVELACGGGIGRTGTALACLAVLDGVPADRAVEFVRGRYHPRAVETPWQKRYVRRFSGPN, encoded by the coding sequence ATGACCGAGTTGTGGAAGCCGGCCGACCCCGGAGTGCTGCGTCTGCCCTCCGGACGTGTGGTGCGGGGGCGCGGTCTCCGGCACCCTCTTCCGCCGGGGCCCGCCCCCGAGTTCGCCGTCCATCTGCTCGGCAGGCGCCCGCCGGGGACCGACTGGGAGTCACGGTGGCTGCGCTGGCCGGACTTCCGGCTGCCGGCCGACCCCGCGGAAGCCCGGGACGTCCTCACCGAGGCGTTGTCCCGGGCCGAGCACGAGCGCGTCGAACTCGCCTGCGGGGGCGGTATCGGCAGGACCGGGACGGCGCTTGCCTGCCTCGCCGTGCTCGACGGCGTCCCGGCCGACCGGGCGGTGGAGTTCGTCCGCGGCAGGTACCACCCCCGTGCGGTCGAGACTCCCTGGCAGAAGCGATACGTACGCCGGTTCTCCGGCCCGAACTGA